Below is a window of Aeromonas veronii DNA.
AGGATGAGCCGGTCGGCAGCGACCCCGCTCCGTCGCAAGGCGGAAACCCGCGCCTCGAAGAACCGCACAATCTCGTCGAGCGCGTCTTCGGGTCGAAGGTGACCGGTGCGGGTGGCGATGCCATCCCGCTGCGCTGAGTGCATAACCACCAGCCTGCAGTCCGCCTCAGCAATATCGGGATAGAGCGCAGGGTCAGGAAATCCTTGGATATCGTTCAGGTAGCCCACGCCGCGCTTGAGCGCATAGCGCTGGGTTTCCGGTTGGAAGCTGTCGATTGAAACACGGTGCATCTGATCGGACAGGGCGTCTAAGAGCGGCGCAATACGTCTGATCTCATCGGCCGGCGATACAGGCCTCGCGTCCGGATGGCTGGCGGCCGGTCCGACATCCACGACGTCTGATCCGACTCGCAGCATTTCGATCGCCGCGGTGACAGCGCCGGCGGGGTCTAGCCGCCGGCTCTCATCGAAGAAGGAGTCCTCGGTGAGATTCAGAATGCCGAACACCGTCACCATGGCGTCGGCCTCCGCAGCGACTTCCACGATGGGGATCGGGCGAGCAAAAAGGCAGCAATTATGAGCCCCATACCTACAAAGCCCCACGCATCAAGCTTTTGCCCATGAAGCAACCAGGCAATGGCTGTAATTATGACGACGCCGAGTCCCGACCAGACTGCATAAGCAACACCGACAGGGATGGATTTCAGAACCAGAGAAAGAAAATAAAATGCGATGCCATAACCGATTATGACAACGGCGGAAGGGGCAAGCTTAGTAAAGCCCTCGCTAGATTT
It encodes the following:
- a CDS encoding quaternary ammonium compound efflux SMR transporter QacE delta 1, with the protein product MKGWLFLVIAIVGEVIATSALKSSEGFTKLAPSAVVIIGYGIAFYFLSLVLKSIPVGVAYAVWSGLGVVIITAIAWLLHGQKLDAWGFVGMGLIIAAFLLARSPSWKSLRRPTPW
- the sul1 gene encoding sulfonamide-resistant dihydropteroate synthase Sul1 — its product is MVTVFGILNLTEDSFFDESRRLDPAGAVTAAIEMLRVGSDVVDVGPAASHPDARPVSPADEIRRIAPLLDALSDQMHRVSIDSFQPETQRYALKRGVGYLNDIQGFPDPALYPDIAEADCRLVVMHSAQRDGIATRTGHLRPEDALDEIVRFFEARVSALRRSGVAADRLILDPGMGFFLSPAPETSLHVLSNLQKLKSALGLPLLVSVSRKSFLGATVGLPVKDLGPASLAAELHAIGNGADYVRTHAPGDLRSAITFSETLAKFRSRDARDRGLDHA